AGCATAGGCTATACGAGAGCGCATGAAACCAGCTGCTATGCAGTTTAACTATGGGATTTTTTGCCACGAGAGCATGCGCACTGCGGATTTGTTTTTGGCACAAAAGCATGCGCACTGATTTCCTAACCGTGAAGGGATGAATAGGAATTTATAAACTTTTATAGGCCTATCTTCTTCTGTTTCCTCGAcagtaattagttcagtgtgaaCGCATTTTAGAATgtaaaagtactgtccaaaatagtaaataaataatctcGCCAGGGTAAATTCATACTTTTTTTGATTCATTCATCAAAAAGCACATACGGAGAAATGTGCTTTTTGACACCAGAGACTTAATAAACTCTCCTGTAACCACTGGAGTTGGCGGGTTTCTGGGGGAATGTCAATTTCGGGTCCCCTGACTGGTCCTCTGGTCCCCTGACCAACACAGCCTCACATAATGTGTGCTGCTAATAATATAGCTTAAAAGGTGATGTTCAGGTAGCTGTGAAAGCACAGTATATCACCATTGTGATGTGTCACACAAGTGctgcatgtttttttgcttGCAGGTATGTGCTGGGGCATGACGCCATGCGTCGCCTGAAGACTGCTGACGTTCTTATTGCTGGAATGGGTGGGCTAGGAGTGGAAATAGCCAAGAACATCATTCTGGCAGGAGTCAAATCTGTAACAATTCAGGATGAGGGTTTAACACAGTGGACAGACCTGTCTTCTCAGGTAGCCTAGTCTAgttaatatacaatataatttcAATCAACCTCAAGCTTTTCCCCATTAGCAGTAACAAATAAAAAGCCTTGACTGTTTTGAACTTGGTCTTCAACTTGTTAAACCGCTGGTTTCAAACTGTAGTGGGCATGTGGATGCTGTGAAGGAGTGATGCTTGTCAATGTAGTTTCAAGAGTTTGTAGATATCTTTCACCACTGTACACCCATTCTTTCTTTGACTGTGTAGTTCTACCTGGGTGAGTCCAGTGTGGGCCAGAATCGGGCTGAGTGCTCTCAGCCACAGCTGGCTCAACTCAATGCCTATGTCAAAGTGTCCACCTACACCGGGCCTCTCACAGAGGACTTTCTGGCCCAATTCCAGGTATGCTTATCCTCAAATGATgattaaaactgaaatctcaaaCCGACATGAAACTTATGTGTGTTCAACGCTGAAATTGTTGTAAGAGAGGACATGCTGAGCAAAATAAGAGTAAATGACTGGCAAGGCATGCGGGCAAGCCCtgaatatatttctgaattagtCGTTTCATACAAGGGGGTACCtgtattcatttaaatgcatcttTAATAGGTGGTGGTGCTCACTGACTCTTCCCTGGATGAGCAGCGTCACTTTGGGGATTTCTGCCACTCCAATGAcatcaaattcattgtggctgacACCAAAGGACTTTGTGGGTAAGGTCACAGTTTTAGGTTTTTCATTTATTGGAAATATTTCCCCTTACCAATGAGATAGGCCAGCTAAACTATATACTGTAgactgtacctttattttctGGTCAATTTCAGACAGCTCTTCTGTGACTTCGGAGAAGAGTTTGAGGTCCTGGATTCTGACGGGGAAACTCCCATGTGCTCTATGCTTGCCCATATCTCCAAGGTAACACAGGGCTGCATCTCTTCATATCAGTTGCATCTTAGTACAGTAGACCTTTTTCTCCTGAATTGGGAATGTTCATATTTATCAGTACTCATTAATTCAAGCTCCCTTATTGATTCTGGAGAGACAAGCATGTGCTCTCCTCCCGAGCAAGTGATGGCAGCCACTTCTTCTTCTTACTGCAAGAGCAGAAATGATTCAGAAGAAGGCTGTTCATGTGCACCTTTTCAGGTGTATTTTTGGGCAGGATTATCCAGGTCAACCCAAACTCTTCCATCCCTGGTCAACACTagagcatactgtacatttccctGTGAGGCTGTTCGTCAGAATCAGCCCTGGCGTGGTCAGATCCATGCACTTACCTGAATGAGCCACACAGCCAATGATTATACAGATATTGAACTAAAATGAATTGTGATCctcatactgtatataaggagaatacattttgtattttgtagttGCAAATTAAACCCTCACCAAATGATACATCTAAAAATGTTTCTATAGACTTTAAAAATTGAACTGCTTCTTACAAATATCCAACAGCATTTGTAACATCATTATCATTTCAAATGATGAGGTCAATTGGAAGGAGTGAATGATGATAATTTCTGTTGAAAACCTGCACTGAAATGTTTAAGAAATTCTGAAGCCCAAGCTGTGGCCTAAAAATAATACTATGGTCTGGACTATGGACAAGCATGTGTGATAGTATTCTGCCTTTTTTACTCCTTCTAGGGAAATCCTGGCATTGTCACATGCCTAGATGAGGGCCGGCATGGGTTTGAGGATGGAGGTTATGTGACATTTTCTGATATCAGAGGCATGACAGAACTCAACTATCTTGGGCCGGTCGAGGTGAAAGTCCTGGGTGAGTTTGCACAGCTGACCACCATATACATTTCCAGCAGTGGTTTTGATCAGTGTGTGACCTGCGCTGTTTTCCTTTTGGCAGGCCCTGACAGCTTCAGCATTTGTGACACTTCAACGTTCTCTGAATATAAGAATGGGGGAGTTGCCACAGAGGTCAAGAAGTCAATGAAATGTACCTTTGTAAGTACTGCTTTTGAATACATTGTACAGCATATAAAGGGATAACCACAATGCTCTGGGATTAgatttattgaaaaataattgattTATTCATAAAATTCCAGTAAAAGCTATAGAAAGACACTTAAGAAGTATGTGTACAAAATGTGCATATTTCATTTCCAATTGGAAATTACACCATTTTACAGTTGCTTATGCTGTTATTGCCGTGACTTGCCTGTCTCTGTGTTGTGATAGGAACCCCTCAGCAAAGCTCTAGTGCACCCTAAAATGGTAATTACGGACTACGGGAAAGGAGAGAGGCATGAAACACTGCATTTGGCTTTTCAAGCCTTGCATGCCTTTGTGAAGACCAATCAAAGATTGCCAAAGTCCAGAGCTCAGGTCAGTGACTGGAACATTTTTTAACAACATTAAATCActactatatacactcagtgagcactttattaggtatttattagacttattttttagacttattaagtctgcCGCTGTAgtcttagaggtttgatgcattgtgtgttcagagatgctcttctgcatgccactgttgtaatgtgtggttatttgcgttactgtcacctttctgtcagctttgaccagtctggttaatgaaagatttatttaattaacaaggcgtttctgccgcagaactgctgctcactggatgttttttgtctttcacaccattctatgcaaactctagagaatgctgtgcatgaaaatccctggagatcagcagtttctgagatactcaaaccaagtctggcaccaacaatcattctacagtcaaagtcacttagatcacattttaaccaaatcctgatggttgatgtgaacattaactgaagctcctgacccgtatgtgcattattgtatgcattgcactcttgccacatgattggctgtttaaatagtcgcatgaataagtaggtgtccaGTTGTTCCTgctcagtgttcagtgagtgtaaattaTACCATGTCCTTTGTGATTTGgttgtgttcaaataatttgtggggggttttttcatgttaaagttattaatgttattaattAATCTTAAGCCTTTTGGTATATAGTATATCCATAAGAGGTTTTAAATCCCTGCCAGGCTTTATTtagtatatataaaaaaggctCAGTTTTCCCAGAGAAGAGCCCCAGGTAGCAGTGGGCTGGCTGTATTTCATGTTCATTCCCTGCGCCTCTCCCGGTCCCTGCAGACAGACGCTGAAGCGCTCCTGTCCTTGGTGAGGGAGCTGAAGGAGGAGGCCCAGCTGGAACAGGGGGATGTGGACCTTGTGCGGAAGCTATCCTTCACTGCCCGGGGGGACCTGGGCCCTGTCAATGCTTTCATCGGTGGCCTCgctgcacaggaagtgatgaaggTATGAGTtctgctgctgccctgctgGCAGAAATGACAGGCATCAGTCATACCGCCAGGTCCAGAATTAtcggcacccttgatgaaattGGATATCTAGGATGTTGAAGGGTTCTGCAGGGAGGAATGATTCAAGATTctgggcagaaatgtgttctcCAGCAAACATCTAAGGTCTCAGTGCTGTTAAAGGCCAGGAGAGGCTGGGCAGTAAtagcaaatgtatattttaatatacattttgaattagaaattgtaattttttttgttgattccatgaaataattattaatgtACAGTGTTTTCCACATGTGAGGGAAATTACAGCATATCTCAGTAATGGTGTTTTACATGTAGTTTGGTTTACATGCCGTTTTTGTACATCTTTATCATAAGTGGCAATAATTGTGGACCCGATTGTAAATATTACATGCAAGAGGAAGTGGATGACTAAATCCAGCGTGTGGCTCAGACCTAACTGCTTCTGCCACCTCTTGGGTTTTTAATCCAGGCCAGAGTTGGTTTACGCAAGGCATGGTGTATTTTGGACCTTTTTTGGCCCTTAATAGGATCTCTTTTGCTTGGTTCTTTTGCCATATAATTAAAACTCCTGCTCCAGACCTGCCGATGAATGCAGAGTGATGAGAATGCAGTAATGTTAGCATGTGTTCCTGGTTTCTGCAAGAATCCTAAGCCTGAGAACAGCTGGGGGAGATGCAGTAAAGCCGAGAGCTTAGAGGGGTGAAACGGCCGGAATGTCTGTCACCCGAAAAACAGACCTGctggttttctctctctccaggcctGCAGTAGGAAGTTCACTCCTCTGCAGCAGTGGCTGTACTTCGATGCTCTGGAGTGCCTGCCTGAAGAGGATGAGCCAGCACTGCTGCTAACTGCTGAGGCCTGTGAGCCTGTGAGTGCCTGGCCTCATGCCTGTCCACGCACTAATCACATTCTCCATTTCATATTCCCTGACCAGTCCAGGCTCGCTAGGGAACAGTTATACTCAGCTATGAATGGTTTTATCTGTATTGCAAGTTAATTATGCACTTTGTAATTTAGATTGAGTGAAGCAGGTTTAAGGGCGTAgcgtccatttttattttaaccattgtttgtttttttaaatatttttctcagATTAATTATTGTCTCCCTAATTTACAGAGAGACAGCCGGTACGATGGGCAGATAGCAGTGTTTGGAAAAGCCTTCCAGGAGAAACTGGCCCTGCAGAAGTACTTCCTGGTGAGTGCATGCCTATGATGTGACCAGCAGAGGACGCTCTCTGCATTATAATGAATCGTAGTGCACGGCAGAACTCCAGCGTAGCATCTCACTTTTCCACTGCTAACAGCTAGCTTTGATAATGACACATACAGGAAATGGTTCCGATTCAGGTGGTATTTCCTGTTGATGTGTGATCCAGGGCGTATAATGACGAGCCAGTACTACTAAGGTCTCACTGAATGTTCTGCATTCTTATTTTTTAGCTTTTCTCATAATTTACTGTGGAAGCACTCTCTCAATGGTTTTATTATCTATTGTTCAACTAGAGTTATAATATTTGAAGTTTTTGCAAATTagaagtttttctttttgtgtattGAATCAATTCCCCCCCATTCGTATACCTTTTACTCTTGtcaataaaaggaaaaaagagcTTTCTTCATTGGATAAAACTTACTGTAATTAATCTGCTACTGAAAGACATttttacaatgtgtttttgctttaCCCTAGTATCAATTTAGGCAGATAATTTCATGGTATAGAATAGCATGCCTCACTTTGTGGACTGCATGCTCCTATCTAGTCTTTTGATCTTCTCAGCATTTAGATGGCTTCTTCTTTTTGTGTGTCCCATGCAATGTGATTATTAACACCAttttacattcaaatattttgttgctgctgctgtgttTGTTACAAATAACTGAATATAATAATATCAGTCATTTGTCACTCTGACCTGTCTTTAGGTAGGGGCAGGTGCCATTGGCTGCGAACTGCTGAAGAACTTTGCACTGATTGGTCTTGGTGCTGGAGAGGGCGGGAACATCACTGTGACAGACATGGATTCCATTGAGCGGTCAAATCTGAATAGACAGTTTCTTTTCAGGCCCCAAGACATTGGAGTAAGAAACAAAGTTCTCcatctgtgtctgtcagtgggGATCGAGTGTCTTAAATGTCAACCCTTAGCTAGGCTTGCATTATGGGTCTTTTGTAGGGGAATATTGTCGGGACTCGTTCTGCCATCATTATCATTGGATTGCACCTCTCTTATTGCTCTATGGCTTGTTTGACCTGCTTAAGTGGATGAGTCAAAGGTCACTGATAATGGACTGAGGTCAACATTGAATTTTCCTGGCATGTCACATTACTAGAGTTGGCTGTGGCTGCCCGTGTGTGCACAGTTACTACTGGACACTGACCCATGACTTACCTGGACAGCGGAGGTCTGCATTTTACAGCCGTGTCTGCCAGCCATGTGTGTCGTGTTTGGAAAGCAGCAGTCTCTGAGGAACGCGTGTCTCAGATGCCTTCCTTCTAGCTGACTGAGATTAATTCTGTCCATTCCCTGCTGCATGGCCTCCGCACACCCTGTTTCTATTCCACTTTAATGGGATCCAATTTAAGGCCTactgtgaaaaaacaaacaaaaaaagtaaataaaaaacactccCATTAATGTAATTCTTACATTTGTGCAAGAATGCAATTTAAAGGTCATGGAAAACTTTGCACCCCCCAGTATATGGTCTTTATTACATTATCTCCCATAACCAGCTGGTAAATGTGTTCGCTGACTTCCTGTgctgctgaataaatatttgccttTGGGCTGCCTTGTCTGCCCTTTCTcttctacccctctctctctttctgtttctgtctcccacggcccctctctttctgtctcggtctccccccatctctctcaatCTAGTCCCTTCGTTTGCTCTCCTCACTTTTGTAATAACTTTCTCCTGATTCTCCCAATCCTTTTTTACTACATCCTTTGTTTATCTTCTGTCATCCTCACTTTTTTGcggtctctttctcttcctccactcgccccctcctttcctgcctcCTGTTCCTGGATCTTCACGGCCTCTCCCCCGTCCTGCAGAGGCTGAAATCGGAGGTGGCAGCGAGAGCGACCGTGGGCATTAACCCCTCCATGCGGATCACAGCACACCAGAACCGAGTGGACCCCGACAGCGAGGTGGTCTACGGGCACGGCTTCTTCTCGGACCTGGACGGAGTGGCGGCCGCTCTGGATAACGTGGAAGCCAGTCAGTACCGGTCCACCCGGACCCCCATGCAATCCGCCGGGACGGGGCCCCCTTCCctgtctgctgctctctgctctctgctctgcccCTGTTATGTAACCGAGTATGGAGATGCATGGTCGACCAGCGGGTATTGTGGAATACCCAAGCTTCAACTGGTCAATCAGAAAAGGCTTCTACATTTTAGTTCCTTTAGTGTGCCCACAAGCAAGTGTGCTCAAATCATTTCACAAtcattgtgtttgatttgcattttgttgtacgtcgctctggataagagcgtctgctaaatgccacgtaatgtaatgtaatgtcatttctaTGCCAGATACTAGCATGTCAAGTAATGCTTGATGTAAAAGTTGCTTTATGGGGAGGTTTTGGTTAATTTGCCATCGGCAAGGAATTCAAACAGGCTAATACCCAATAAATGTTCCTTAGATACAGTAATTCCAATTCTTTATAGCATAATACATATACTGTGAATATTTTCCTAAAAAATGTCCAGTATTTTGTGTGTTGTACCGCTCATTGTCTTGTGTAAGGATttaatgaatgatgaattaaaGCCATAGTTGCATATGGTCCTGAATGGCTTTGACAGTGACAGTGCTATGTCGGTGGGTCCCTCAGGGGTCTATCTGGACAGACGCTGTGTCATGCATAAGAAGCCCATGCTTGAAGGTGGCACTCTCGGGAGCAAGGGGAGCACCCTGGTGGTCCTGCCCTTCCTGACAGAATCGTATGGCCAAGGGAAGTCGGGGTCTGTGAAGGAGTTTCCCATCTGCACCCTGAAGAACTTTCCTTACCGCATTGAGCACACACTGCAGGTATGAATGATACAGTAGTTAACTGTCCTCTCGACTGCTTCACGCCAgctcctcaacacacacacgccggcATGAGTTCCCACACGCTGCCAGActcacgcacatatacacaaatacataaacacataaacttGGGTACATAAACACATTCTCCCACGCATGTATATATAAttacacataaatgcacacatacaaatgtatCCACAGTCCACAGGCACATTCAGGCAAATATAATGTTCTCAGTGTGTATTACTAATTATCCATATATTACACTGACACCAATAAAAAGGTCTCCTCTGGGGACCGGGGTTCTTGGGGACCCTATGTTGCTGTCCATGTtgtatgcatctgtgtctgtctgtcctgtcaTGTGTCTCAGTCAGTGAGCATGTGACATTCACCAGCAGTTTGTCTCATGTTCGAGCACGTTTGTCTGTACCAAGGCGTGTGGCAGGTcagtgtgctgttctgtgtcctTGGGCGCCTGATCCTTCCCAGACTCCCGCGGGGCGCTGTGGGCTGGGGGGTCCTGTCGCACGGGCAGGAAATGGAGGCCAGCTGTGGCACAGGTGGTATCTGTTAAAAGCGGGGCTGCAGTGAGAACACACTCCTCATGAGAAAGGCACAGCCTTCcatatacctctctctctcgaaGTTCACTCAGTCAAAAGAAAGACTGCCTGTACAATTGCACATTCAGGGTTTTCACAACTGTTTGTGCGTCAGGAATGTTGTAGCGCTTTTGAAGTGCCTGTTCAGGTCTTCTCTCAGGAGATTTCTGGACACAAGGAAAATGTAGAAACTTAaagtctgctgtttttttttctctgttttgcGAAggatctttgtttgtttttttaggtATTACATTGAACCTGATCCCTTTTCAGCCAGATGCCCATGCCTGTGGGGTTGACACTCAGCATATAATTGCATAAGAATCGGAGTAGCATTCACAGCTCTTAGCAAGCACAGTTCACACCTCATTAGAGAAGCTGATGACATGACCACTTCCAGTCTGCTTATTCCTTTGTTTTGCAATGAGCAGTTTAACTACCTTGAGTGTTATTTAATTTCTGGGTCCCCTCTGTTTTTTATATCTATATTATTGTTTAACATATTTAAACACACTAAAATATCTATGGTAACTAACCATTTTAGCAGTAGGCAGTAGGTAGTAGGTAGCCACTTCAGAATGTACCATAACTAAGCTAGCTGGTTAATTTTCAGGTTTCAGTATTCATAACCCAGCACCACATTGTTGAATCATTCAACAGCTTTTTCACACTGAAACGCATTTCTTTTATTGTTCTTGCTCCCCCTTTTCTCTGAGTTAATGAAGGAAGCAGGGCTTTAGGATGTGGAGGTGGAAAGTGGGAATGGCCAGGAAGTTTCGAGAGAGCTCAAGGATGTGGTCCCACATGCTGATGTGATCATCTGTCTTTTCAGTGGGCCAGAGACCATTTTGAGGGGCTCTTCAAGCATCAAGCGGAAAATATGAACCAGTACCTGGAGTAAGTATCTTCTGTGTCCTGCACCGTACCACCATCATTTTGCCCTGTACTCTAAGACTGATACATCCTACCACCCTCATGCAACCCAGCACCCTACCACCCTCATTTAATCCTATACTCTAAGGCTGTCATACATTCTACCACCTGAACCTAACACCCTCATTTAGTCCTGTTCTCTAAGACTGATACATCCTACCACCCTCATACAACCCTGCACCCTACCACCCTCATTTAGTCCTAAACTCTAAGGCTGTCATACATCTTACCACTCTCATCCAACCCTGAAACCTGAACCTACCACCCTCATTTAGTTCTGTAGTCTAAGACTGATacatagggcagcctgtagcatagtggttaaggtacatgattgggacccgcaaggtcagtgaatcgatccccggtgtcgccacaataagatccgcacagctgttgggcccttgagcaaggcccttaaccctgcattgccccattggaggattgtctcctgcttagtctaatcaactgtacttcactttggataagagcgtctgccaaatgccattaatgtaatgtaatgtaatacatccTACCACCCTCATGCAACCCTGCACCCTACCGCCCTCATTTCGTCCTGTACTCTTAAGTCTGATATATCCTACCACCCTCATTGAATTCCATCACATTACTTAAATTTAGCAGGACATCCCCAGAGAGACTTACAATGAAACTTACATTTCTGTTCCTCTAGTCTCATGCTGATGGAATTAAGCAGTCAGACAGAAGGAAGATGGCAAAATATGGTTGCTAGTAATTGACTCGGGTAAATTAGACATCTGGCTACCTGAGACTAAGAGGGGACTTCCTGGGTAAATACAGTCCCCCACTGGGAGCCTGTCTTTCATGTGGGCCTCGAGTTTCTCACTCATTAGCATCATGAGCTACAGCAAACATTAAGAGGAAAGGGGCCACTGAACTTTGTGTGAAAGTTCTGAATTTAAAGACTGTGACATTTCAGTTTAATACACACTTGTACCTATGGGAAAAAAACgagtattttaaatgtatattgtgATATTTCTGTTGTGATGTGTATTGTTTATTGTGATAGACCATAAGCCTATCATACTGCCCTTGACGGAGCCTCTCACCTGGTGATAGTCTGTGTGATTGCCATGGCAACTCCACTACCATAACTCCACTCCGcaccatgaaaaaaatattcttcaAACCTTTTTTCTTCTTACATCACAAGCTGACTGGGCAGAACTATGTCTATATATACTGTAGCTCCTAAGTGGAGCAGGTTTGATTTATgggatgtaattgttttcataGACGTATTCCTGAGATTAAATATAAGCCCTTTAAAAAGACAGGAGGGCCCCCAGGGAGAGAGGTAGTTGGATAGCTCAGAGATGGGATCAGGGCGTATCTATTCAACATGCAGCTCTGAAAGCTATGGAGTCTTCCCTGAGGAGAGGGAACACATGCAGGTTCTAACAGCTCAGCCCAATGCTTGTACCCTGTCTTATGCCCTGCTTTACTCAACTCTCTTTCACCTGCACTTAACCCTCACCTGTACTGTGCCTAAAATTCCACCCATGTCTCTCAGTTACCGTTTTTAAATACAATACTGATGAGATGAGCTAACAGCTAACACTCAACGGACACTTTAACTCTCGGATGCGTGATTCACACCATTCCCTCGCTTATTGCTTATGCTTCCCCCGAGAAGAGAAGCGGTTGGTTTTTTAATGCCCTGAAAGTAGATGGCTGTCTGTTTGGCCATTGCCGTCATTGCATGCGCTTGATTCTGGAGCGGAGCTTGTGAAGTTGGCTGTTGTTCTCTCAGAGGACGGAGTGTTCTTGCTGCGATGGCCACTGCGTCAACCTTCACCTTCACGTCCCTGTGTGCAGAGTTCACGTTTCGATCTCGCCCCCTTTGATGCCACTCTCCATCACCATCACCCTTTCTTTCAAAGCCCCCTGCCCCAACTCCCCCAGTACGTCTTTAGACAGGAAGAGTAATGGAAGAGAGAAACTGCTGTGTGTTAGAAAGACTGGCCAAATGTGCTCCATATGAGGAGGGGGATCTATCATTGGTCTCATCAGGGGGGCTGAGAGATGAGTAGCTAACCCGGTGACCCGAGCCacaacctcacttcctgtttaagtCTAAACGTCTGCCTGTACctacaccccctcccacccccctcatccTCCATCCACTTTAACATAGAGCCTGAgtgtttacagtgcagtctgagCGTGCTCAGGACCTGGATGAGCGTATGATACTGTCCAGGGCTCCGCCCGCAGCCACTGCAGCGATGCCCGCTTCCTGAGACTCAGATGCTCGGAGACCTGGGCTGGGAGCCGTGACCCCTCACCTCCGGCAGGACGGCTGGTGATTAAACAGCAGGCAGCGGGGTTTTATTCCTTCCCCGCTTGGCCCGGACATGAGGGTAGAAAAGGATACATCTCACTGTGGAGACCCTGCCCGTTGCGGCATCCTAACTCATTGTTATTGTGTTCCGATGGGGAGGTCTGTTTAAAAGAATAGCCCCTTCCTGATCTCTCGTGTCTAAAGAGGTTATCTGCTTCGGGAATAGAGCAAGGTGCTTTAGTTTGtctctgtttcaatgttttgaATTGCATTATGCTGCACATGGTCCAGTCAACATGTATTTATACAATTGGTGATCTCTGCTCAGTTAAAACATTGACGGTACGGTTCCCAGCTGTGCGTTTTGTCGTCAGAGCCTGAGTTGGAACACAACCACTTCCAGGATAGAATAGACAAGCACCATGGCAACTTTTAAGTGTCCTCCTAAAAACACGGGCTTCCCGGTTGTCTTTGGAGGAGACGGTGTAGCCATTGCAGCAGACCTCTCtcttgcattgcattgcattacattacaaatgaGAATGTTAGTGCATCCACAAGAGTCACATGACCCATAGTGTCAAACCTGGCTATTAGCCTTCCTACACCAGTATATATGAAACATTGCTAAAGCACTAAATGTAAGTTAACT
Above is a genomic segment from Conger conger chromosome 10, fConCon1.1, whole genome shotgun sequence containing:
- the uba7 gene encoding ubiquitin-like modifier-activating enzyme 1, with the protein product MARNADIDEGLYSRQLYVLGHDAMRRLKTADVLIAGMGGLGVEIAKNIILAGVKSVTIQDEGLTQWTDLSSQFYLGESSVGQNRAECSQPQLAQLNAYVKVSTYTGPLTEDFLAQFQVVVLTDSSLDEQRHFGDFCHSNDIKFIVADTKGLCGQLFCDFGEEFEVLDSDGETPMCSMLAHISKGNPGIVTCLDEGRHGFEDGGYVTFSDIRGMTELNYLGPVEVKVLGPDSFSICDTSTFSEYKNGGVATEVKKSMKCTFEPLSKALVHPKMVITDYGKGERHETLHLAFQALHAFVKTNQRLPKSRAQTDAEALLSLVRELKEEAQLEQGDVDLVRKLSFTARGDLGPVNAFIGGLAAQEVMKACSRKFTPLQQWLYFDALECLPEEDEPALLLTAEACEPRDSRYDGQIAVFGKAFQEKLALQKYFLVGAGAIGCELLKNFALIGLGAGEGGNITVTDMDSIERSNLNRQFLFRPQDIGRLKSEVAARATVGINPSMRITAHQNRVDPDSEVVYGHGFFSDLDGVAAALDNVEARVYLDRRCVMHKKPMLEGGTLGSKGSTLVVLPFLTESYGQGKSGSVKEFPICTLKNFPYRIEHTLQWARDHFEGLFKHQAENMNQYLDDDGFLERTLERGEGEALEILQGLCQSMGDQRPAGWEDCVGWARRKWETLYNNEIQQLLHCFPCDHMTSTGLPFWSGQKRCPHSLTFDPNNTTHMDYIVAAANLYAQIYGIEGTRDRTAIGMALQNVQVPNFTPRSGVKIHATDQEMEKDKGAVDMDLLECLKQRLSSPPEDKNSFMMHPAEFEKDDDSNFHMDFIVAASNLRAENYDITPADWHQSKLIAGRIIPAIATTTAAVAGLMCLELYKVVQGHKNRKFFRTAFINMAAQCYVMSEPTRAPIYRLAGKEYSMWDDFPVQGMITSQEEMTLRELIAHVKQEYNLEIIDLYYGPATLYRTGSNEERLEQSVSDVVRTVTRAEIPPHQQVLEFFAAFAEEEDDDADLPIRYRFR